The Streptococcus mitis region CCAGTAATTCATTTTATAAGATAATATTCTATTAAAATTATAGTATAGTTTTTGTTCCTAGACTTTTTATTAAATACTGTCGTGTAGGTATACACATTGAATTCAAGGGATTTTATAAATCTTACTAATTTTTAAGGAAGCAATAAAAATTTTTTGGTGCAATGTATAATATATGTGCTTATGGGATGAAAATTTCTGATCTTTTGATTTTAAATGCGTATTAGTTTACGTTATAGTCTAAATTTGATATCACTTTGACGGAGGTACTATAGATTCTTTTCTACTCTGTGTTTTGTTATGTAATGTTTCTTGATTCTTTTAAATCGAACCTTTTATGACATTTGTCATATTTTCTAGTGACAGAAGCATCTAGCTCCGCCAACTCCAAAAGTCTATAATTGAAGTATGAAATGGAGGAAGAAAAAATGAAACATAAAGTAATTGTCGCAATGAGTTTAGTAGTAGCAGGAGTCATGACTTATCTCATATTCTCAGGATTGGATGAAGGTTTCTATCATTTTCCTTGGGAGCTATTTGCAGGATTTGGAATGATGTCCTGGCTTATCCGAGAAGGTTTGAAATTAGTCTCAGATGTGAAAAAGGAGTTTGAAAAATGAAAAAAGCGTTTCTCTATCTTTTTATTGGACTATCACTAGTGGTATGGTTGGTAGAAATGTTTACAGGTTGGTTTGATCAAGCCTTCCTTCACCAATTCATCCGTGGTGCCTGGGGACTAGGATTTATGATTTTTATCGCCTTTCCTATGGGAATGGAGTGGTTGAAAGGAGAATATTATGAACATGATTAAGGTACAAGGCTTACATAAAAACATCAAGGGCAAGGCTATTTTGAAGGATATTTCCTTTGAGGTAGCTGAAGGTGAATGCGTCGCCTTGATTGGGCCCAATGGTGCTGGGAAGACCACACTCTTGGACTGTTTGCTTGGAGATAAACGGATCACAAGCGGTCAAGTATCCATTCAAGGCTTGCCAGTGACGAGTTCTCAGTTAGACTACACAAGATCCTACCTGCCTCAAGAAAATGTCATCGTTCAGAAATTAAAGGTCAAAGAGTTGGTTGCTTTCTTTCAAAGCATTTATCCAAATCCCTTGAGCAACCAGGAAATCGATCAACTGTTGCAGTTTGACAAGAAACAAAAAGAGCATTTGGCAGAAAAATTGTCAGGTGGGCAAAAGCGTCTCTTCTCTTTTGTCTTGACCTTGATTGGCCGACCAAAACTTGTCTTTTTAGATGAGCCAACTGCGGCCATGGATACCTCAACCCGCCAACGTTTTTGGGAAATTGTTCAGGATCTAAAAGCGCAGGGAGTTACCATTCTCTATTCGTCCCATTACATCGAAGAGGTAGAGCATACAGCGGACCGAATCTTGGTC contains the following coding sequences:
- a CDS encoding ABC transporter ATP-binding protein; protein product: MNMIKVQGLHKNIKGKAILKDISFEVAEGECVALIGPNGAGKTTLLDCLLGDKRITSGQVSIQGLPVTSSQLDYTRSYLPQENVIVQKLKVKELVAFFQSIYPNPLSNQEIDQLLQFDKKQKEHLAEKLSGGQKRLFSFVLTLIGRPKLVFLDEPTAAMDTSTRQRFWEIVQDLKAQGVTILYSSHYIEEVEHTADRILVLNKGELIRDTTPLAMRSEEIEKHFILPLAYKEVIEQSNLVERWVQKQDALQVVTREADAFWQLLVQAGCRIQEIEVNNRSLLDTIFEETQKGDD